TAAAGAAAAAAGTTACAGACATGCTTGAGCTCCCTAAAGAAGTTGTACTAAATCTTCCAATGATTTCTATGGTAGGGAATGAAGAAATGCATATTGAAAATTATAAAGGTATTCTTGAATATGATTCTGAAAGGATAAAAATTTATACAAATAATGGTGTGTTAAAGTTAGAGGGACGAGGACTCTTTTTAAAAGCCATGACGACGGAGGAAATTGCCATTAAAGGAACGATTCTTAGGATCGAATTTTTAATTTAGCAGTGCCGTATTACCTGAATATAATTGACCTTGGGGGGGTGAATTATGTTTTTATCAGTATGGAATTATTTAAGGGGCTATGTTACTATAGAAGTGTCTGGCTTTTCTGTAGAAAGATTTATGAATTTAGCATCCCATAAAGGCATTTATTTATGGGATATTCAAAGAAATAGAGCCAAGGTTCAAATGAAAGTCAGTATTGCAGGGTTTCGCTTACTAAAAAATTGTGCTAAAAAAACAAAATGTAAAGTCAAGATTATAGAAAAAAAGGGTTGGCCGTTTATAGCTTATAGATATAGAAAACGCAAAGTCATGGGACTAGGACTGTTAATTTTCTTTAGCATTTTATATATTTTGTCTTCATTTGTATGGGTCATAGAGATCAAAGGGAATCAAAGGATTCCGACGGAAGAATTAACAAAAGCTTTAAGAGAATACGGATTAAAACCTGGTGTTTGGAAAAACAAAATTGACCCTGCAAATATTGAAGGACTTCTTATGAGTGACTTTGACGATATTGCATGGACAGCCGTAGACATTAAAGGCACAAAAGTTACAATAGAATTAACCGAAACGGTTATTAAGCCAGAAATTATTGATCAAAGCACCCCTTGTGATTTAGTAGCTGAAAAAACCGGTTTGATTGTGAGTATTGCAACCCGTGCAGGTACTCCGAAAGTAAAACCGAAAGATGTTGTTAAAAAAGGAGATCTGTTAGTAAGTGGTGAATTAATAGTTAAACAGGATGAAGAAGGAACTGTTACAAAATATGTTCATGCAGATGCTGAGGTGAAGGCAAAAACCCGTTATGAAATTACATACGATCAGCCTTTATCTTATATAGAAAAACAATATACTGGAGAAGTAAAGAAACAATATAGTATCGATGTATTAGATAGAAAAATGAATTTATTTAAACCCCGTATTTCTTTTCAAAATTATGATAAAATTATTAGTAGTAAGCAGTTATCCTTAACAAAACATTTTGTTCTCCCAATTGAAGGAATTGTTTATGAATATAGAGAATTTATACCCGTTACCCATAAAAGAACCCTGGAAGAAGCCAAAAAAATGGCAGAAGAAGAGATTAAAAAGAGGCTCCTTGAGCAAATCGATCCAGAAAGCGAAATCGTAAGCAATGACATAGAGTTTTATCCTGATGGAGAATTTTTAAGAGCAAAGGCTGTGGCTATTGTGATCGAACGCATAGATAAGCCCCAGGTCATTGATAGGAGGAAAGTCATTAATGGAACAGAAGGAAAAAATACTGCAGATACCAACTGAATATATTTCCAATATATTTGGAAAATTCGATGAAAATATTAAAAAAATTGAGAAAGCATTCAATGTAGAGATCATCAATAGAGGAGAAAATATCAAGGTTATTGGTGAAGAAGAAAAAGTGAACCAGAGCTTAAGAACTTTTAATGAACTGATTAGTCTAGCTCAAAAGGGAGAAACAATAACCATTCAAAATATCGACTATATTATTTCTTTAGTTATAGAAAATATGGAGGAAGAATATAGAAAACTGCATTCAGACTTTATATGCATGACAGCTCACGGGAAACAGATCAAAAGTAAAACTTTAGGCCAAAAAAAATATGTCGATATGATCAGAAATAATATTGTTGTTTTTGGTGTGGGTCCTGCTGGTACGGGGAAAACTTATTTAGCCATGGCGATGGCAATAACCGCTTTAAAAAATAATGAAGTCAATCGTATTATTTTAACCAGACCTGCCATAGAAGCAGGAGAAAAACTGGGTTTTCTTCCCGGGGATTTACAAAGCAAGGTTGATCCTTATTTGCGTCCATTGTATGATGCGCTATATGAAATTATGGGGGCAGAGACATTCCTAAAAAACATGGAAAAAGGCATTATTGAAGTAGCACCATTGGCATACATGCGTGGACGTACTTTAGACAATTCTTTTATTGTGCTTGATGAAGCCCAAAATACGACTCCAGAACAGATGAAGATGTTTCTAACCCGTATTGGATTTGGTTCAAAGGCAGTTATTACAGGTGATGTTACTCAAGTGGATCTGCCTTTTGGAAAAAAATCAGGATTAACGGAAGCGTTAAAAATTTTGAAGAATGTTGAGGGCATTGGTATTTCGATGCTGTCAAAGAACGACGTAGTAAGACATCCATTGGTTCAAAAGATTATTCAGGCTTATGAGAAGTACGAAAATAAAAAAGAGATAAAGAAATAGAAGAAGGAGGATTTTATTGAACAGGGGGCGTGTATTAAGGATCACACTGATTATTCTTTCCTTTGCATTGACTTGCGCTGCCGTTTTTACAGGGGAATATTTTCAAACAATAGAAGACATCAAAGTAGGCTCCATCGCTCCAAAACGTTTTACTTCACCAAGAGAAATAGAAAATAAATTGGCTACAGAGAAAAAGAGGGAACAAATAAGAAATGAAATTGAACCCTTATATAAGCAGGAACCGCAAATTGAAAAACAGGCAGAAACTAGAATAGAGCTGCTATTTAATAAGGTCGAGGACATACAAGAATATTTAGCCGATCAAAAAGAAGCGGATAATCAACAAAAGCTTCATTTGACAGATGAATTAACTGAAGAAGAAAGACAAAATATTGTTAAGGAAACAGAAGACTTTAAGCAAGAATCCGCTGCTGAACAAATAAAAATTTTACAGAAGCAGTCGCCAATTTCTTTATCTGATGCACAGTTAGAACTACTTGTTCAAATGGATTCAAAGAAGCTTGAGGAAATAAAAAGATATTGCTTGGAGATTACTCAGTCTACCTTTAGCATGGGAATCAGAGAAGAAGCAAAAACGAAAATTATTTTAGATGTTAAGGAACAGTTTGAAAGTCTTAACTTAGAGCCAGAAATTCAAACCTTAGGATATGATATCGTATCCTCTGTCATTCAGCCCAATATGAGTATTGACGAGAGTGCAACTCAAAAAATGCTTGAAGAAAGATTGTCCCAAGTCAGACCTGTAATTATTCTTCCGGGGCAGAAAATAGTTGATGAAGGAGAAATTATTACTGAAGAAGCGTATCAAATATTAGAGAGTCTTGGCTTTATCAAGAAGGATTTTAAAGAAGAATCCGTGAGATATATTGGGGCAATATTGCTTATATGTTTGCTTCTAAGCTTTATCTATATTTATATTTGGATATTTAACAAATCTATTATGGACAGCAAAAAAGAAATGCTTTTATTATGTTCAATATATTCGATCAATATTCTTATGATTAGGTTTATGGCACCTTTGCATTTTTCCTGGATTCCTATCCCTATTGCAGGAATGCTTCTATCCATTCTTTTGGATATAAGATTAGGAATTCTATTTAATGGTGGTATTACGATTATTGGCGCTTTAATGAATAAAGAAAGCTTAGACTTTATAATATTTTTCTTAATAGTAGGAACCTTCTTTTCTATCTTAGT
The genomic region above belongs to Defluviitalea saccharophila and contains:
- the yqfD gene encoding sporulation protein YqfD; this encodes MFLSVWNYLRGYVTIEVSGFSVERFMNLASHKGIYLWDIQRNRAKVQMKVSIAGFRLLKNCAKKTKCKVKIIEKKGWPFIAYRYRKRKVMGLGLLIFFSILYILSSFVWVIEIKGNQRIPTEELTKALREYGLKPGVWKNKIDPANIEGLLMSDFDDIAWTAVDIKGTKVTIELTETVIKPEIIDQSTPCDLVAEKTGLIVSIATRAGTPKVKPKDVVKKGDLLVSGELIVKQDEEGTVTKYVHADAEVKAKTRYEITYDQPLSYIEKQYTGEVKKQYSIDVLDRKMNLFKPRISFQNYDKIISSKQLSLTKHFVLPIEGIVYEYREFIPVTHKRTLEEAKKMAEEEIKKRLLEQIDPESEIVSNDIEFYPDGEFLRAKAVAIVIERIDKPQVIDRRKVINGTEGKNTADTN
- a CDS encoding PhoH family protein; amino-acid sequence: MEQKEKILQIPTEYISNIFGKFDENIKKIEKAFNVEIINRGENIKVIGEEEKVNQSLRTFNELISLAQKGETITIQNIDYIISLVIENMEEEYRKLHSDFICMTAHGKQIKSKTLGQKKYVDMIRNNIVVFGVGPAGTGKTYLAMAMAITALKNNEVNRIILTRPAIEAGEKLGFLPGDLQSKVDPYLRPLYDALYEIMGAETFLKNMEKGIIEVAPLAYMRGRTLDNSFIVLDEAQNTTPEQMKMFLTRIGFGSKAVITGDVTQVDLPFGKKSGLTEALKILKNVEGIGISMLSKNDVVRHPLVQKIIQAYEKYENKKEIKK
- a CDS encoding HDIG domain-containing metalloprotein → MNRGRVLRITLIILSFALTCAAVFTGEYFQTIEDIKVGSIAPKRFTSPREIENKLATEKKREQIRNEIEPLYKQEPQIEKQAETRIELLFNKVEDIQEYLADQKEADNQQKLHLTDELTEEERQNIVKETEDFKQESAAEQIKILQKQSPISLSDAQLELLVQMDSKKLEEIKRYCLEITQSTFSMGIREEAKTKIILDVKEQFESLNLEPEIQTLGYDIVSSVIQPNMSIDESATQKMLEERLSQVRPVIILPGQKIVDEGEIITEEAYQILESLGFIKKDFKEESVRYIGAILLICLLLSFIYIYIWIFNKSIMDSKKEMLLLCSIYSINILMIRFMAPLHFSWIPIPIAGMLLSILLDIRLGILFNGGITIIGALMNKESLDFIIFFLIVGTFFSILVMNTYKRNRILWVGILAGLLNGITIISLEQFLNGADTINILSHSLYAFISGVLSVIITVGSLPFWEVAFDVVTPIKLLELTNPEQPLLKRLLIEAPGTYYHSLIVANLAETAAADIEANSLLARVGGYYHDIGKIVYPQYFKENQVLDNPHDYMEPSVSAKIIHQHVSNGLKIAAEYKLPRAVKDMIAQHHGTTFTQYFYYKAAKINSAESISKEEFCYEGPIPQSKEAALIMLADTVEAAVRSMNPHEKITDKTEQLVRKLIKSKLDDGQLDDSNLTIKDLEKIVQAFMKVFNGMYHERIKYPDGTEDQNNEDLDGKQHIVSVKRENESINRGDHSTSA
- the yqfC gene encoding sporulation protein YqfC produces the protein MGRKKRKNKKEEESIQPINLKKKVTDMLELPKEVVLNLPMISMVGNEEMHIENYKGILEYDSERIKIYTNNGVLKLEGRGLFLKAMTTEEIAIKGTILRIEFLI